The following are encoded in a window of Candidatus Fluviicola riflensis genomic DNA:
- a CDS encoding cell filamentation protein Fic produces the protein MGLDLQYEHGQTPLDEEEKEGLKIKSITTQRELDEFEQLNIEKAVEWTIHASLKSEKIVTEKFIKDLHKKMYGDVWKWAGEFRKTDKNIGIKWPLIELELKNLVDDTNYWIEHKTYSPEEIAIRFKHRIVAIHCFPNGNGRHSRMMADVIIEAIFKKEVFSWHKSNMVKPDETRKKYISALKEADNGNINPLLTFAQN, from the coding sequence ATGGGATTAGATTTACAATATGAGCATGGACAAACGCCTTTGGATGAAGAAGAAAAAGAAGGCCTCAAAATAAAGTCCATTACCACACAACGAGAATTGGATGAATTTGAGCAGTTAAATATTGAAAAAGCTGTTGAGTGGACGATTCACGCCTCTTTAAAGTCAGAAAAAATAGTGACTGAAAAATTCATAAAAGACTTGCACAAAAAGATGTACGGCGATGTTTGGAAATGGGCCGGTGAATTCAGGAAAACGGATAAAAACATTGGAATAAAGTGGCCTCTTATCGAACTTGAATTGAAAAACCTCGTGGATGACACCAACTATTGGATCGAACACAAAACGTATTCACCTGAAGAAATTGCCATCAGATTCAAACATAGAATTGTAGCAATCCATTGCTTTCCGAATGGAAATGGCAGACACTCACGAATGATGGCCGATGTCATTATTGAAGCTATTTTCAAAAAAGAGGTTTTCAGTTGGCATAAGTCCAATATGGTTAAACCGGATGAAACTCGAAAAAAGTATATTTCCGCATTAAAAGAGGCTGACAACGGAAACATAAACCCGCTGCTAACGTTTGCCCAAAACTAA
- a CDS encoding fasciclin — translation MKKQILTVGLAVASLVISFTASAQETTMVGGEQMFPAKNIVENAMNSKDHTTLVAAVKAADLVETLQGKGPFTVFAPVNDAFENLPEGTVETLLKPENKATLAAVLTYHVVAGKMDFNTISAAIKKGKGMATMTTVSGGKLTAKMNGDHNISITDENGSVANITTYDVYQSNGVIHVIDKVVLPKM, via the coding sequence ATGAAAAAGCAAATTTTGACAGTAGGATTAGCGGTAGCAAGCTTGGTAATTTCTTTTACAGCTTCGGCCCAGGAAACAACAATGGTAGGTGGCGAACAAATGTTCCCGGCCAAAAATATCGTTGAAAACGCCATGAATTCAAAAGATCACACCACATTGGTTGCAGCTGTAAAAGCAGCAGATTTGGTAGAAACACTCCAGGGAAAAGGTCCGTTCACGGTATTTGCACCAGTAAATGACGCTTTTGAAAACTTACCGGAAGGAACCGTTGAAACATTATTGAAACCGGAAAACAAAGCAACGCTGGCAGCAGTGCTTACATATCACGTGGTAGCAGGTAAAATGGATTTTAATACAATCAGTGCTGCCATCAAAAAAGGAAAAGGAATGGCAACAATGACTACCGTGAGCGGTGGAAAATTGACAGCAAAAATGAACGGCGATCACAACATCAGTATTACAGACGAAAACGGTTCTGTAGCAAACATCACTACTTACGATGTCTACCAGTCAAACGGCGTGATCCACGTAATTGACAAAGTGGTTTTGCCAAAAATGTAA
- a CDS encoding acriflavin resistance protein, translated as MSITELAIKRPSLIVVIFSVLGFLGILTYSKLNYELMPKFSIPVVTVTTAYPGASPSEVENSVTKKMEDALSGLEGLDKIQSTSMEGASTIVLLLKNDADPDKAIQEAQRKINAMLGTLPEEILSPSLGKFSFDEAPIMNIAITANMSPTELYSLVKDDISPMIAKMEGAAQVTMVGGEEREINVKVNREACANYGISILQITTAVRNANLELPTGKIKSDDSQALLRLQGKYKSLKELEQLPIATDPKTGSIVRLNELATISDASAEIKTYNRLNGTNSLGLLIQKQTDANAVELSKDIKETIKELEKQYKKQGLKFKIASDSSDFTLAAANAVVSDLGLAIFIVALVMLLFLHSVRNSLIILISIPASLISVFIAMYLLGYSLNLMTLLAISLVVGILVDDSIVVLENIYRHLEMGKNRRKAALDGRNEIGFTAMGITLVDVVVFLPLTMVGGLISNLLSQFSIVIVISTLMSLFVSFTLTPLLASRLAKVEKINPKLFTGKIVIAFEKFLKNLTTSYGRMLAVALRRKRYVIIGALVALVMSFSLVGGGYIGGEFVSQGDRGEFVISLELPQDATLQQTNAISQQVEDYLFHDKRVVSVFTNVGTGAGNMGSTNAATNKSQLTVKLVDKDKRDKSAGIIAQLMKQDLEKQLPDVKVNSAAVGIMGGADDAPIQIAVTGNNMDSNFVAADIVVEQLKAIRGTAEVKLSVQTGNPEITVNIDRDKMADLGLTMDVVGATLQQSFNGDDNSKYSEGGKDYDILVNYDDFDRKNVSDVKEVYFINSRGEEIKLSQFANIGKASGPSKLERMNRIPSITITSQVLGTSSSQVTDEFSKKMEKITLPGKSTISFEGDAKNMAEAFANLGFAILASILFVYLIMVALYDSYVYPFVVLFSIPMAIIGALLGLALSMEPISIFSMLGMIMLIGLVAKNAILIVDFANQKKAEGHNTVDALLISGQARLRPILMTTLAMVFGMMPIALAHGAGAEWKSGLAWVLIGGLTSSMLLTLVVVPCVYLIFDIFKREISNKNAKKLLKEADVEALGNHTGGH; from the coding sequence ATGTCTATCACAGAATTAGCCATTAAGAGGCCGTCATTGATCGTAGTGATCTTTTCGGTGCTCGGGTTTCTCGGAATACTCACTTATTCGAAGCTGAATTACGAGTTGATGCCCAAATTTTCCATTCCGGTTGTTACCGTGACAACTGCCTATCCGGGGGCTTCTCCGTCGGAAGTAGAAAATTCGGTGACCAAAAAAATGGAAGACGCCCTGTCAGGTCTCGAAGGCCTTGATAAAATCCAGTCGACTTCCATGGAAGGTGCTTCCACAATTGTGTTGTTGCTGAAAAACGATGCCGATCCCGACAAAGCCATCCAGGAAGCTCAGCGAAAGATCAACGCAATGCTCGGTACTCTTCCCGAAGAAATTTTATCGCCTTCCTTGGGTAAATTCTCCTTCGACGAAGCGCCGATCATGAACATCGCCATTACGGCCAATATGTCTCCTACCGAGTTGTATTCACTCGTGAAAGACGACATTTCGCCCATGATCGCCAAAATGGAAGGTGCCGCACAGGTAACGATGGTTGGTGGAGAAGAACGTGAAATCAACGTGAAAGTCAATCGTGAAGCGTGCGCCAATTACGGGATTTCGATCCTGCAAATCACAACTGCAGTGCGCAATGCCAACCTTGAATTACCGACAGGAAAAATAAAAAGCGACGACAGCCAGGCCTTGCTCCGACTTCAGGGGAAATACAAAAGCCTGAAAGAATTGGAGCAATTACCGATTGCTACCGACCCCAAAACAGGTTCCATTGTTCGACTCAATGAACTGGCAACTATTTCGGATGCTTCAGCGGAAATCAAAACGTATAATCGCCTCAACGGTACCAATTCATTGGGTTTGCTCATTCAAAAACAAACTGATGCGAATGCGGTGGAGTTGAGTAAAGACATCAAGGAAACCATTAAGGAGCTCGAAAAACAGTATAAAAAACAAGGACTGAAATTCAAGATTGCCTCCGATTCATCTGACTTTACATTGGCTGCTGCAAATGCGGTGGTTTCCGATTTGGGACTGGCGATTTTCATCGTTGCCCTGGTAATGTTGTTGTTTCTGCACAGCGTTCGTAACTCGCTGATTATCCTGATTTCCATTCCGGCGTCATTGATTTCGGTGTTCATCGCGATGTATTTATTGGGTTACTCGCTCAACCTCATGACGTTGCTCGCTATTTCACTGGTTGTCGGAATCCTTGTGGATGACTCGATTGTGGTCCTCGAAAACATTTACCGTCACCTCGAAATGGGGAAAAACCGGCGTAAAGCAGCGCTTGACGGTCGAAATGAAATCGGATTTACCGCTATGGGAATCACTCTCGTCGACGTTGTGGTATTCTTACCGCTAACAATGGTCGGCGGTTTGATCTCGAACCTTTTATCGCAATTCTCGATTGTGATCGTGATTTCCACGTTGATGAGTTTGTTCGTTTCGTTTACATTGACACCGCTTCTGGCGTCACGCCTGGCGAAGGTGGAAAAAATCAATCCGAAATTATTTACTGGTAAAATCGTGATCGCTTTTGAGAAATTCCTCAAAAATCTGACCACTTCATACGGACGAATGCTCGCAGTTGCTTTACGTCGCAAGCGTTATGTGATCATCGGTGCGTTGGTTGCCCTTGTGATGTCATTCAGCCTGGTTGGCGGCGGTTATATCGGCGGGGAATTTGTGAGTCAGGGCGACCGTGGAGAATTTGTGATTTCACTTGAATTGCCACAGGATGCCACACTTCAACAAACCAATGCGATCTCACAACAGGTGGAAGATTATTTGTTTCACGATAAACGTGTGGTCAGCGTATTTACCAATGTAGGCACCGGGGCCGGAAACATGGGATCTACCAACGCAGCGACCAATAAATCACAGCTGACCGTAAAATTGGTAGACAAAGATAAGCGCGATAAATCGGCGGGAATCATTGCCCAGCTGATGAAACAGGACCTTGAAAAGCAACTTCCTGATGTGAAAGTGAACTCCGCTGCCGTAGGAATCATGGGTGGTGCCGATGACGCGCCTATCCAGATTGCGGTAACCGGTAACAACATGGATTCCAATTTCGTTGCGGCTGATATTGTGGTCGAACAACTGAAAGCGATCAGAGGAACCGCCGAAGTAAAATTATCGGTACAAACCGGGAATCCTGAAATTACAGTGAATATTGACCGCGATAAAATGGCCGATCTGGGCTTAACCATGGATGTTGTTGGGGCAACGCTTCAGCAATCATTCAACGGTGACGACAATTCGAAGTACTCCGAAGGCGGAAAAGACTACGATATTTTGGTCAATTACGACGATTTCGACCGTAAAAACGTGAGCGATGTAAAAGAAGTTTACTTCATCAACAGCCGTGGCGAAGAAATCAAACTCAGCCAGTTTGCCAACATTGGTAAAGCCAGCGGGCCGTCGAAACTGGAACGCATGAACCGGATTCCTTCGATTACCATTACTTCACAGGTTTTGGGAACATCGAGCAGCCAGGTAACCGACGAGTTTTCCAAAAAGATGGAAAAAATCACCTTGCCAGGAAAAAGCACCATCAGTTTTGAAGGTGACGCCAAAAACATGGCAGAAGCGTTCGCGAATCTTGGTTTTGCCATTTTGGCTTCTATCTTGTTTGTGTACCTGATCATGGTGGCGCTGTACGATTCGTACGTTTATCCGTTTGTGGTCTTGTTCTCTATTCCAATGGCGATTATCGGGGCGTTGCTCGGATTGGCCTTGTCGATGGAACCAATCAGTATTTTCTCGATGTTGGGGATGATCATGTTGATCGGTTTGGTGGCCAAAAACGCCATCCTGATCGTGGATTTTGCCAACCAGAAAAAGGCTGAAGGCCACAATACAGTTGATGCCTTGCTGATTTCAGGCCAGGCGCGTTTACGTCCGATTTTGATGACCACGCTCGCCATGGTATTCGGTATGATGCCGATTGCATTGGCCCATGGCGCGGGAGCAGAATGGAAAAGCGGTTTGGCGTGGGTATTGATCGGCGGTTTGACCAGCTCGATGCTCTTGACGTTGGTCGTAGTACCTTGCGTTTACCTGATCTTTGACATTTTCAAACGTGAGATCAGCAATAAAAACGCGAAAAAATTACTGAAAGAAGCCGATGTGGAGGCTTTGGGGAATCATACAGGAGGTCATTAA
- a CDS encoding XRE family transcriptional regulator — MRNKKKLLVEQLDQKLHHFEKAQMVVVPDKGWINAVRTALNMTMAQLGSKLNTTRQAVKRIEDNEARGSISINSLKEVGEALDLKFVYGYVPKDGTIDQLITLKAEKLARKVVMRTHQNMKLEGQGIGDEKIDETIHDLAEELKREMRKSLWD; from the coding sequence ATGAGAAATAAAAAAAAGCTGTTGGTTGAACAACTGGACCAGAAACTGCACCATTTTGAAAAAGCCCAAATGGTCGTAGTTCCCGATAAAGGATGGATCAATGCCGTTCGCACCGCACTAAATATGACGATGGCTCAACTTGGTTCCAAACTTAACACAACCAGACAAGCCGTAAAAAGAATTGAGGATAACGAAGCCAGGGGTTCTATATCCATCAATTCATTAAAAGAAGTGGGCGAAGCATTGGATCTGAAATTCGTTTATGGATATGTGCCAAAAGACGGAACCATTGATCAATTAATCACACTAAAAGCTGAGAAACTGGCGCGGAAAGTAGTAATGCGTACCCATCAAAACATGAAACTGGAGGGACAAGGAATTGGAGACGAAAAGATAGATGAAACCATTCATGATTTGGCGGAAGAACTAAAACGGGAAATGAGAAAATCACTATGGGATTAG
- a CDS encoding DEAD/DEAH box helicase: protein MTFHDLNIKKPLLNALDELGYTTPTSIQAKGFSVMLSGKDVIGIAQTGTGKTMAYLLPTLCQWQFSKEPHPQILIVVPTRELVVQVVREVEKLTPNMSVVAGGVYGGANINTQAAMVLQGLDVLVGTPGRLLDLALKGSLQLKHIKKLVIDEVDETLGLGFRPQLTRLFEYLPAKRQNLVFSATLSEEVEVFLDQHFNHPTKVEAAPAGTPLEQISQLAYNVPNFYTKVNLLKHLLASDSGMNKVLAFVSSKTLADLLFDEMEPVLEHEVGVIHSNKSQNFRFNSVNHFQNGIYRLLIATDLIARGLDITEVSHVINFDIPEVTENYIHRIGRTGRADQKGQSISFITPVDEARISDIESFMQFNIPIGELPAEVEISDVLIEYEKPREVMPNVLVKLPKREDVGPAFHEKKAKNKKTNVRKDHKEEMMKKYGKRQTRGQKSTKKR from the coding sequence ATGACATTTCACGATTTAAACATAAAGAAACCGCTTTTAAACGCGCTCGACGAATTGGGCTATACAACGCCTACTTCCATCCAGGCCAAAGGATTCTCCGTGATGCTGTCGGGAAAAGACGTGATCGGGATTGCCCAGACCGGAACCGGTAAAACCATGGCTTACCTCTTGCCTACACTGTGCCAGTGGCAATTTTCCAAGGAACCACATCCGCAAATTCTGATTGTAGTACCAACCCGCGAGTTGGTGGTGCAGGTGGTGCGTGAAGTCGAAAAACTAACGCCCAACATGAGTGTGGTAGCAGGTGGTGTATACGGTGGCGCCAATATCAATACCCAGGCAGCGATGGTATTGCAGGGATTGGATGTATTGGTGGGAACGCCTGGCCGTTTGCTCGATCTGGCGCTGAAAGGTTCCCTGCAATTGAAACACATCAAAAAACTGGTGATCGATGAAGTCGATGAAACCTTAGGACTCGGTTTTCGGCCGCAATTGACGCGTTTGTTTGAATATTTACCTGCCAAGCGTCAAAATCTGGTGTTTTCGGCAACCCTTTCAGAAGAAGTGGAAGTGTTTCTGGATCAACATTTTAATCATCCCACGAAAGTAGAAGCAGCTCCGGCTGGAACACCGTTGGAACAGATTAGTCAATTGGCGTATAACGTGCCAAATTTCTATACGAAGGTCAATTTGCTGAAACATTTACTGGCTTCTGACAGCGGCATGAACAAAGTGCTGGCTTTTGTTTCCAGTAAAACCCTCGCCGATTTGCTGTTTGATGAAATGGAACCGGTTCTGGAGCACGAAGTCGGTGTGATTCACTCCAACAAGTCGCAAAATTTCCGTTTCAACTCCGTGAATCATTTCCAGAACGGAATTTACCGCCTGCTCATCGCCACCGACCTCATTGCGCGTGGTCTGGACATTACCGAAGTATCGCATGTGATCAATTTCGATATTCCGGAAGTGACCGAAAATTATATTCATCGCATTGGTAGAACGGGTCGTGCCGATCAGAAAGGACAATCCATTTCATTTATCACACCTGTTGATGAAGCTCGTATTTCGGACATCGAATCGTTTATGCAATTTAACATTCCGATTGGTGAATTACCTGCAGAAGTCGAAATTTCAGATGTGTTGATCGAATACGAAAAACCGCGTGAAGTAATGCCGAATGTGTTGGTAAAACTCCCGAAACGCGAAGATGTTGGCCCGGCGTTCCACGAGAAAAAAGCGAAGAACAAAAAGACCAATGTGCGCAAGGACCACAAGGAAGAAATGATGAAAAAATACGGGAAACGTCA
- the mgtE gene encoding magnesium transporter: MRFELTKEFLERIRQAIVSEDTVWILEHVSDLHFADIAEIIDELSMEQARFLYYQLSEELQADVLMELEEEVRDRFVASLSSKEIAEQLENLDSDDAADILMELPDEKIQEVISQMEDDDAADDIVDLLNYDEDTAGGLMQKEFIQARLEWPVNRALVELRRQAEDVEQVYTIYVVDDLNKLVGVLSLKRLLFASPKTQIRDLYQDKNLIFVKTNDPSEKVAKIMDKYDLVSVPVVDLQNKLVGRITIDDVIDIIKEEADKDFQLASGLSEKVESNSTIWRTSRARLPWLLIGMLGGILSAQVISKFEGNITHLPALAFFIPLITAMGGNVGVQSSAIVVQSLAKGNDPFDSILQKVGKEALLGLLNGVLCATLIFGIAYLFNNVDLAFVVSISLFTVIVFAAVFGTMIPLVLNRYKIDPALASGPFITTLNDVLGLFIYFTVGLLLIN, translated from the coding sequence ATGCGTTTTGAGCTCACCAAAGAATTCCTGGAGCGCATCCGACAAGCAATTGTTTCGGAAGATACCGTATGGATTTTAGAGCACGTTTCCGACTTACACTTTGCCGATATTGCCGAAATCATCGATGAATTGTCGATGGAACAGGCGCGTTTCCTCTATTATCAGCTTTCGGAAGAATTGCAGGCCGATGTATTGATGGAACTCGAAGAAGAAGTTCGCGACCGGTTTGTGGCTTCCCTTTCTTCGAAAGAAATTGCCGAGCAGCTCGAAAATCTTGATTCGGATGATGCCGCCGATATCCTCATGGAACTCCCCGACGAGAAAATCCAGGAGGTTATCTCGCAAATGGAAGACGATGACGCGGCCGACGATATCGTTGATCTCCTCAATTACGACGAAGACACGGCGGGTGGACTCATGCAAAAAGAGTTTATCCAGGCGCGGCTGGAATGGCCGGTGAACCGCGCGTTGGTCGAATTACGACGTCAGGCAGAAGATGTGGAACAAGTCTATACCATATATGTGGTCGATGATCTGAACAAGCTTGTGGGCGTTCTTTCACTGAAACGATTACTGTTTGCCAGTCCGAAAACACAGATCCGCGATTTGTACCAGGATAAAAACCTGATTTTTGTAAAAACCAACGATCCCAGCGAGAAAGTCGCCAAGATCATGGATAAATACGACCTGGTTTCGGTGCCGGTTGTCGATTTGCAAAACAAGCTCGTAGGCCGCATTACGATTGATGACGTGATCGATATCATCAAAGAAGAAGCCGACAAGGATTTCCAGTTGGCATCGGGTCTCTCCGAAAAAGTAGAATCCAATTCCACGATCTGGCGTACGTCGCGCGCACGTTTGCCGTGGTTGCTCATTGGTATGTTGGGTGGAATTCTGAGTGCCCAGGTGATTTCCAAATTTGAAGGAAACATTACGCATTTACCCGCGTTGGCATTTTTCATTCCGCTGATTACGGCGATGGGTGGAAATGTCGGCGTACAATCTTCGGCTATTGTGGTACAATCACTGGCAAAAGGCAATGATCCGTTCGACAGTATTTTGCAAAAAGTAGGAAAAGAAGCACTTTTAGGTTTATTAAACGGCGTGCTTTGCGCCACACTCATCTTCGGAATCGCTTACCTGTTCAACAACGTTGATCTGGCATTTGTCGTAAGTATTTCTCTTTTCACCGTTATTGTTTTCGCCGCTGTTTTCGGAACGATGATTCCGTTGGTATTGAACCGTTATAAAATCGACCCGGCGCTCGCCAGTGGTCCGTTCATTACCACGCTCAATGACGTTTTGGGCTTGTTTATCTATTTTACCGTCGGGTTACTGCTGATCAATTAA